Proteins encoded together in one Gigantopelta aegis isolate Gae_Host chromosome 8, Gae_host_genome, whole genome shotgun sequence window:
- the LOC121380102 gene encoding coilin-like yields the protein MAAPMEKCARIKLFFKHDKLEPSWLFVRTNQLPCVADIENQIRCKFDLGSCDVKLYLSGCILPKWESTELLHDNDAVDVLIDKDACTENDTREFIKQRKKKHKIIIDRKDDIDSEILNHVDTGHLNDSTTNTTDASQQKKRKRKHKSKKENDITELKDNDINSSVCVTAASNVRCSIENDDDILSEKKKKHKKRKKDVMEVMDSICQDPESSFVFRRNPGVLPGTTSNPSESVINNHSSNSTGDMLSPPSSVKASTVPVPVVPDDSQVKKKRTRVRKRKRKTSAAQQDTSATLASDKPEVTAKENSDWPVNKTVKLNLPWSKRPHNKRITFNDSAESNDEDSVVRTWGKPEHLSDPNDLHDFSSTADHNGDNNNVSCASKTYSRVEFSYSNSVISNSKSRSPNLVESTLNHVESAPVRSELANGVKVFTRKMPKRQSDQFREISKQEQLNTVATNVSVILKNSSEEPHEGVYEESTEPMSKDTNGFDGEDDGDMETVPIVRDYTGFPALYGPPRTGDKIAFKVLELSETYEPGISDYKEAEVLHYDPDTTMISLKILNKSNIPKIPGKFDITTEEDDSIDDGSENQVMHEWSSLLEPKLL from the exons ATGGCTGCACCCATGGAGAAATGTGCAAGAATTAAACTGTTTTTTAAACATGATAAACTTGAGCCTTCGTGGCTGTTTGTGAGAACAAATCAGTTGCCATGTGTTGCAGACATCGAGAACCAGATTCGATGTAAATTCGACCTCGGATCTTGTGATGTCAAACTGTATTTGTCTGGATGCATCCTCCCAAAATGGGAGAGCACAGAGTTGTTGCATGACAATGATGCTGTTGATGTTTTAAT TGACAAAGATGCCTGTACTGAAAATGATACCAGAGAATTTATCAAACAAAGGAAAAAGAAGCATAAAATAATCATTGACAGAAAAGATGATATTGACAGTGAAATTCTAAACCATGTGGATACTGGTCATCTCAACGACAGTACGACAAACACGACAGATGCTTCACAACAAAAGAAGAGGAAAAGAAAGCATAAGAGCAAGAAAGAAAACGACATCACTGAACTGAAAGACAATGATATTAATTCTTCAGTGTGTGTTACAGCAGCATCAAATGTGAGATGCAGCATTGAAAATGATGATGACATTTTGTCcgagaaaaagaaaaagcacaagaagagaaaaaaagatgtTATGGAAGTGATGGATTCCATTTGTCAGGATCCAGAGAGCAGCTTTGTTTTTAGAAGGAATCCAGGTGTGTTACCAGGTACTACTAGTAATCCATCAGAAAGTGTGATTAACAACCATTCTAGTAATTCTACTGGTGATATGTTAAGTCCACCGTCTTCTGTTAAAGCTAGCACTGTCCCAGTCCCAGTAGTTCCTGACGATTCTCaggtgaaaaagaaaagaaccaGAGTTCgtaagagaaagagaaaaactTCTGCAGCCCAACAAGACACTTCAGCGACTCTAGCCAGTGATAAACCAGAAGTCACAGCCAAAGAGAACAGTGACTGGCCGGTCAATAAGACTGTCAAACTGAACTTACCGTGGTCGAAACGACCACATAACAAACGAATCACGTTCAACGACTCAGCTGAGTCTAATGATGAGGATAGCGTTGTGAGAACATGGGGAAAACCTGAACATCTGTCAGACCCAAATGATTTACATGACTTTTCAAGCACAGCCGATCACAATGGAGATAATAACAATGTTTCATGTGCGTCAAAAACATACAGCAGGGTGGAGTTTTCATACAGCAATTCTGTAATATCCAACAGCAAATCAAGGAGTCCGAATCTTGTAGAATCAACTCTGAATCATGTGGAATCAGCTCCTGTTAGGTCAGAATTGGCGAATGGTGTGAAAGTTTTCACCAGGAAAATGCCAAAAAGACAGTCGGATCAGTTCCGCGAGATAAGCAAACAAGAACAGCTGAACACAGTAGCCACAAACGTGTCAGTGATTTTGAAG AACTCTTCTGAAGAACCACATGAAGGTGTTTATGAAGAAAGCACTGAACCTATGAGTAAAGACACAAATGGATTTGATGGAGAAGATGACGGTGATATGGAGACCGTTCCCATTGTTAGGGACTACACCGGATTCCCAGCCTTGTATGGCCCACCGAGAACCGGAGACAAAATAGCTTTCAAG GTGTTGGAACTTTCCGAAACATATGAACCAGGGATATCTGATTACAAG GAAGCTGAAGTGCTGCATTATGATCCAGATACAACCATGATCTCACTGAAAATACTCAACAAATCAA ACATTCCGAAAATTCCTGGTAAATTTGATATAACTACTGAAGAGGACGACAGCATTGACGATGGTTCAGAAAATCAAGTG ATGCATGAATGGTCTTCACTTCTGGAGCCGAAACTGCTTTAA